Proteins from a single region of Deinococcus malanensis:
- a CDS encoding PhzF family phenazine biosynthesis protein: protein MTEPLLPARYRVFAPPGDQGGKLVSVQPAAGEEASTQAAATGTPLTAFVEAVESSLVTLRLFTPTREKGASDSGAIAALAALQSRVPDALDVQMAGETQAAQLCGGEWLLMQGDVRVQPAEADLSGLGLGLCPVWVTSAGRPNLAVQLPDLDTLTSFVPGERPIAELNRATGTSGLLLFTTGGAAHVGMARADVSFRAFGPLKGFLEDAASSNMFACLTGVLSVAGLLPDNADVIRGAQLMPGSPARLTAQFTPAPDGARGVWVGGSAAPVSP, encoded by the coding sequence ATGACTGAGCCGCTGCTGCCTGCCCGATACCGCGTGTTCGCGCCGCCTGGAGATCAGGGCGGCAAACTGGTCTCGGTACAACCCGCCGCTGGAGAGGAGGCGTCTACGCAGGCCGCTGCCACGGGCACGCCACTGACGGCCTTCGTGGAAGCCGTGGAATCCAGTCTGGTCACACTGCGCCTGTTCACACCCACCCGTGAAAAAGGGGCGTCGGACTCGGGCGCTATTGCCGCCCTCGCCGCGTTGCAGAGCCGGGTTCCCGATGCGCTGGACGTGCAGATGGCCGGAGAAACGCAGGCCGCGCAACTGTGCGGCGGAGAGTGGCTCCTGATGCAGGGTGACGTACGCGTGCAACCTGCCGAAGCAGACCTCAGCGGACTGGGACTCGGCCTATGTCCGGTGTGGGTCACCTCCGCCGGCCGGCCGAATCTGGCAGTGCAACTCCCGGATCTGGATACACTGACCAGCTTCGTCCCCGGCGAGCGGCCCATCGCCGAGCTGAACCGGGCCACCGGAACGTCCGGTCTGCTGCTCTTCACGACGGGCGGCGCGGCCCATGTCGGCATGGCCCGGGCCGACGTGAGCTTCCGGGCCTTCGGGCCACTGAAAGGGTTTCTGGAAGACGCCGCCAGCAGCAACATGTTCGCCTGCCTGACCGGAGTCCTGAGCGTGGCCGGGCTTCTGCCGGACAACGCCGACGTGATTCGCGGCGCCCAGCTGATGCCCGGATCTCCCGCCCGGCTGACCGCCCAGTTCACCCCGGCCCCCGACGGAGCGCGCGGCGTCTGGGTCGGTGGGAGCGCCGCGCCGGTCAGTCCTTGA
- a CDS encoding benzoate/H(+) symporter BenE family transporter: MRAVSRAGLAGLRSDASLSAVLAGVVALIVSVASSIGLLVSAAQDFALDATQTASWLTSSYLAIGLGTLALSWRFRAPVLLAWTTPGLAVIAAVAASGQATFPEVLGASVLSALVMIGLGVTGAFQAVTSRIPPALAGALLAGVLLPFILKTFQALPAAPVPVAGMIAVFLAGRLFFPRWAVPAVLVTGALLSVVTGQVGSLSGGGPGALLLQKPSFEPGTMLALAAPLTILTLASQQLPGVAVLRECGYGRVPVSPLITWTGVASLISAPFGAHTTNLAAITAAIAAGHESHPDPARRWVACISAGVLYVLLALGAGWVLGAVGAIPGPVIAALAGLSLVGTALSSLSTALHDESWREAAFVTLVVTASGVTFLGIGSAVWGLLAGGALAWTGRRLLR, translated from the coding sequence TTGAGGGCGGTCAGCCGGGCGGGGCTGGCCGGGCTGCGAAGCGACGCCTCGCTCTCGGCAGTGCTGGCCGGCGTGGTGGCGCTGATCGTCAGTGTGGCCAGCAGCATCGGCCTGCTGGTCTCGGCGGCTCAGGACTTTGCCCTTGATGCCACGCAGACCGCGAGCTGGCTGACCTCCAGTTACCTGGCGATCGGGCTGGGGACCCTGGCCCTCTCGTGGCGGTTCCGTGCCCCGGTGCTGCTGGCCTGGACCACCCCGGGGCTGGCTGTCATTGCCGCCGTCGCCGCCAGTGGTCAGGCGACCTTTCCCGAGGTGCTGGGCGCCAGCGTTCTCAGTGCACTGGTCATGATCGGTCTGGGCGTGACCGGGGCCTTTCAGGCCGTCACGTCACGTATTCCACCGGCGCTGGCCGGTGCCCTGCTGGCGGGCGTCCTGCTGCCTTTTATCCTGAAGACCTTTCAGGCCCTGCCGGCTGCCCCGGTGCCGGTCGCGGGGATGATTGCCGTGTTTCTCGCCGGGCGGCTGTTCTTTCCCCGCTGGGCCGTGCCGGCGGTGCTGGTTACCGGCGCCCTGCTTTCCGTCGTAACCGGACAGGTCGGCAGCCTCTCAGGAGGTGGCCCCGGCGCACTGCTGCTTCAGAAGCCGAGTTTTGAGCCCGGAACGATGCTGGCCCTGGCGGCGCCCCTCACGATCCTGACCCTGGCCTCACAGCAGTTGCCCGGAGTGGCCGTGCTGCGTGAGTGCGGATACGGCCGGGTACCAGTCTCGCCACTCATCACCTGGACCGGGGTGGCCAGTCTCATTTCGGCACCGTTCGGGGCCCATACCACGAACCTCGCAGCCATCACGGCGGCCATCGCTGCCGGTCATGAATCCCACCCGGACCCGGCGCGGCGCTGGGTGGCCTGCATCAGTGCGGGTGTCCTGTACGTGCTGCTGGCACTGGGAGCCGGCTGGGTGCTGGGCGCGGTGGGCGCCATTCCCGGACCGGTTATCGCGGCGCTGGCTGGCCTCTCGCTGGTGGGGACAGCCCTGAGCAGCCTCAGCACGGCCCTGCATGACGAGTCCTGGCGCGAGGCGGCCTTTGTGACGCTGGTGGTCACCGCCAGCGGCGTCACATTTCTCGGCATAGGCAGCGCGGTATGGGGCCTGCTGGCCGGTGGAGCACTGGCCTGGACTGGCCGCCGGCTTCTCCGCTAG